A segment of the Streptomyces sp. NBC_00376 genome:
AGTTCGAGGAATTCCGGCTGAGGCGTCCGTACCCCTCGCTCCATCGCCGAGATCAGGTCCTCCCCGCAGTGCGTCGCGAGGCCCAGTTCCTTCTGGCTCATGCCCGCGCGCTCGCGCAGCATCTTGATCATTTTTCCCAGCGCCCTGAAAAGGTGCGCCGTTCCATCCGATTCGGCCGGCCGCTCGGGCCGCACTTCCTTCTCCATCTGCCCCGCACCGCTCTCTGTTCGCCCGGTCACGGCCGACGGTCCGTACAGCCGACCGGGCGTGCCCGTACAGCTGCTCGGCGTCGAGGTGTCACTGCTGGTCAGCGTACGAGCAACCGGACACGCTGAGTCACATGAACGCCGAAATCACCCTTGCGGGCGCCGAGTTCGTCCAACGTTTCAGCTCCACCCGACGGGGCGCCCGGCTCGCCCGCCGGCTTGTTGTTCACCAACTCGACGCGTGGGGCGTCCCGTACGGGAGTGAGTTCTCCGGGGACGTCGCGTTGATCGTGTCCGAACTGGCGGCCAACGCGGTGCAGCACGGGCTGGTGCCGGGGCGGGACTTCGAGCTGAGGCTCGTCGCTCTCGCGGACACGCTCCGTATCGAGGTGTCGGACGCGAGAGGGGAACGCGGGCCGGAGGTCAGGGCCTCCGGACCCGGCGCCGAATCGGGGTTCGGCCTGCACCTGGTCGGGGCGCTGGCGACCTCGTGGGGCGTGAAGGACCGGGTCGTCGGCAAGACGGTCTGGGCCGAGCTGGCCACGACCCGGTGAAGTCAGCCGAGGCGGCCGACGTGGATCACGATGATGTGACCTGGGCCTCTAGGACACGGTCTTAGCCTTCGCCTTGTCGGCTCGCCTCGATCAGCCCGGTCTCGTACGCCGCGATCACGGCCTGAGCACGGTCGCGGACACCTAGTTTCCCGAAGACGGCCGTGATGTGGTTCTTCACAGTCGACGCACTGACGCACATGTCCCGCGCGATCTCCGCGTTGCCGAGGCCCGTGGCCATCAGCCGCCACACCTCGGCCTCGCGCGGCGTGAGCTCGCCCGTGTCGACCGCGACGGGCGGCACGGGGCGCTGCGGGGCCGTGACGTAGGTAGCGATCAGCCGGGTCAGCAGCCGGGGGGCGACGGCCGCCTCGCCCGTGTGGACCACGTGGATCGCCGCCACCAGTTCCTCGGGCGAGGTGTCCTTCGGCAGGAATCCGCAGGCGCCCGCGCGCAGCGCGGCCACCACGTGTTCGTCCAGGTCGAAGGTGCTCAGCGCCAGTACGCGGCATCCGGGCAGTTCCCGTGCGAGTCGGCCGGTCGCGGCGACGCCGTCGAGCACCGGCATGCGGATGTCCATCACGACGACGTCGGGCCGCAGCCGGTGTGCGAGGGCGACCGCTTCCGCGCCGTCAGCGGCCTCGCCCACCACGTCGAAGGCCGGGTCGGGGCCGAGGATCAACGCCAACCCGCGGCGCACGAGTGGTTGGTCGTCCGCGATCAGTACCCTGATGACCGGCTCGTGTGTCGTCTCGCTCACCGCAGTGCTCCCTCTTCGGGCTGCAGCGGCAGCCGGGCCGACACCTGGAACCCGCCCTTGTCCAGCGGTCCGGCCTCCAGTGTGCCGCCGTGCAGCACGGCCCGTTCGCGCATCCCGACCAGACCGTAGCCGGGCCCCGAACCGGCGCCCGGTCCTGCGGGGCCCGCGCCCGGTCCGTCGTCGGAAACCTCCACAGTCACCCCGTCCGGTGCGTACGTCAGCCGTACTTGAGCCCGCGCGTCACCGGCGTACTTGCGGGCGTTCGTGAGCGCCTCCTGGACGATTCGGAACACGCTCAGGCCCACGCTCGGCGGCAGCGTACGCTCCTCGCCCCGTACGTCGAGCGAGGCGGGGAGTCCGGCCCGGCACGATTCGGCGATGAGCCGCTCCAGGTCCCCGACCCCCGGCTGCGGTGCGGTCGGCTCTTTCTCCGTCTCGTCTCCGGCCCGGAGCACGTCCAGCAGCTGCCGCATCTCGCGCAATGCCACCCGCCCGGACCCCTCCAGCGTGACCAGCGCCTCCCTGGCCACCTCCGGGTCACGGGCGAGGTTGGCCCGAGCACCCCCGGACATCAGCTGCATGGTGGTGATGTGGTGCGCCACGATGTCATGCAGCTCCCGGGCGATACGCCGTCGTTCCGCCGCCACCGCGTGGTCCGCGAGGAGCCGGCGTTTGGTCTCGATGTCCCGCTGCCAGTGTTTCATCACGGTCGCGGCGATCGCCACGATCGCCGCGGCGGAGACGGTGCCCACGATGTCTACGATCGGTGGCTTCGGCCACGACGTCGTGGCCACCAGTGACATCACCACGGCCGCCAGCGATGCCGCAGCCGCCACGGCCGTGCGCCGGGACCGTATGACCGTGTAGAGCGCGACGACCATTGCGGAGTTGAAGTGCTGGGTCATCGGCACGGTCAGGTACGGCGCCAGCCCCAGCAGCAGAACGGCCGCGAATGACAGGATCGGCGTTCGGCGCCGGACGAGCAGCGGCAGCGCGGCCAGCACCACGAGGAAACAGCCGGCCACCGGGACGTAGCCCTGCTCCGCCTGGCTGCTGAGCGTGAAGCCGATCAGGTCCATGGCCGCCGCACCGATCATGACCAGGGCGTCGTTGCGCGTCCACGGCAGCGCCTCGCCGCCCGTCCGGATCCCCGGGGCACCGGGGGCGGGGCGCTTCGTCACCATCACAGTCCTTTCTTGGGCCGCACTCACCGGCCGCTAGCGGTGCAGCACGCCTGTCGCTCGTGATACCAGTCTCGCACCGGGATCCCGGCGCCCCTGGGCCCCCGGGCCGATCCTCGTCCTGGGACCAGGATCCTGGTCGGCGGCCACGCCCGGCCCTCGCTCCCAGGCCGCTTCTCATCCCGCGCTCGGACGATCCGCGCGTTCTGCGGTGGTGAGCTTTTCCTGTGTCGAAAACGCCGCATCCCACCCACCGTTGGAGAAGAACGTGATCCGCGCCCTGACCGGGTTCTCCACCCGCAACCCATGGAAGATCATCGCCCTCTGGGCGGTGGTGGGCATCTTCCTCACCCTGCTCAGCCAGGCGCTCGTCTTCAAAGTCACGCAGACCCAGAACGGGGACTTCCTGCCCGCGAAGTACGACTCGGCAGCCGCGCTGAAG
Coding sequences within it:
- a CDS encoding sensor histidine kinase, giving the protein MVTKRPAPGAPGIRTGGEALPWTRNDALVMIGAAAMDLIGFTLSSQAEQGYVPVAGCFLVVLAALPLLVRRRTPILSFAAVLLLGLAPYLTVPMTQHFNSAMVVALYTVIRSRRTAVAAAASLAAVVMSLVATTSWPKPPIVDIVGTVSAAAIVAIAATVMKHWQRDIETKRRLLADHAVAAERRRIARELHDIVAHHITTMQLMSGGARANLARDPEVAREALVTLEGSGRVALREMRQLLDVLRAGDETEKEPTAPQPGVGDLERLIAESCRAGLPASLDVRGEERTLPPSVGLSVFRIVQEALTNARKYAGDARAQVRLTYAPDGVTVEVSDDGPGAGPAGPGAGSGPGYGLVGMRERAVLHGGTLEAGPLDKGGFQVSARLPLQPEEGALR
- a CDS encoding ATP-binding protein, whose product is MNAEITLAGAEFVQRFSSTRRGARLARRLVVHQLDAWGVPYGSEFSGDVALIVSELAANAVQHGLVPGRDFELRLVALADTLRIEVSDARGERGPEVRASGPGAESGFGLHLVGALATSWGVKDRVVGKTVWAELATTR
- a CDS encoding response regulator gives rise to the protein MSETTHEPVIRVLIADDQPLVRRGLALILGPDPAFDVVGEAADGAEAVALAHRLRPDVVVMDIRMPVLDGVAATGRLARELPGCRVLALSTFDLDEHVVAALRAGACGFLPKDTSPEELVAAIHVVHTGEAAVAPRLLTRLIATYVTAPQRPVPPVAVDTGELTPREAEVWRLMATGLGNAEIARDMCVSASTVKNHITAVFGKLGVRDRAQAVIAAYETGLIEASRQGEG